In the genome of Desulfolucanica intricata, the window AAGTATAAAAATCGAAGTTGCTATCATATCTTAATGTGAAATATTTAAGATAAGGAGACGGTTTTAGTTATGAAAGAAAAAGAAGTTATTTTGACGGTGACAGGGCTGAAAAATCTTGAGGAAGAATTAGAGCAGCTTAAAACTGTACGTCGCAGAGAGGTAGCTGCAAGAATTAAACAGGCCATTGAATTTGGTGATATCAGCGAAAACTCCGAATATGAGGATGCAAAGAATGAGCAGGCTTTTATAGAGGGGCGTATTATAACTCTGGAAAAAATGCTTCGAAATGCAAAGATAATAGATGATGATAATAAAGATATGGAAACAGTGCATCTTGGCTCTAAGGTCATTTTAAAAGATTTGGAATTTGGTGATGAATTTGAGTATACAATAGTCGGTTCTATAGAAGCAGACCCCGGTGCTAATAAAATTTCCAATGAATCGCCTGTAGGTAAGGCAATTTTAGGTCAGCCAAAAGGCAGTGTAGTAGAGGTTACTGTACCGGCGGGTATATTGAAATATGAAATAGTAGATATCATAGGGTAGTTATTAAAAAGTTTTAAGTTCGTATGGAGGTTTTGTAATTGTCTATCGATGAAGATCTCAATGAATTAATGCGCGTACGTAGGGAAAAATTGCATGAATTAATAGAGAATGGATACCGTCCTTATGGAGATAAATATGACCGCACCCATTTTGCTTCTGAGATTCTGGATGCTTACGAACAATTTGAGGGTCAAGTGGTTTCCATTGCCGGCAGGTTGATGGCAAAACGGGGTCATGGTAAGGCCGGTTTTGCTAATTTACAGGACAGTACCGGAAATATTCAATTGTATGCCAGGTTGAATGATCTTGGTAAAGAAAAATATGAACTATTT includes:
- the greA gene encoding transcription elongation factor GreA, whose protein sequence is MKEKEVILTVTGLKNLEEELEQLKTVRRREVAARIKQAIEFGDISENSEYEDAKNEQAFIEGRIITLEKMLRNAKIIDDDNKDMETVHLGSKVILKDLEFGDEFEYTIVGSIEADPGANKISNESPVGKAILGQPKGSVVEVTVPAGILKYEIVDIIG